The genomic DNA GTgtgtatgggggtgggggcggatgGACGCCGAGAACCTATAGAATAAGAATCAGAGTTTCTGCTTCCTTTCTCGTTGCTTCGGTTTGTTTAAATGCACAGGAGGCATGATCTCAGGTGCCAACTCCAGCCCCGATTCCTGGTTTTTGAAATaatgacaaaatgctgggcaggtGGAAAGCACCAAATAAAAGAAGGATCCTAACTCAAGGAGGGTAGAATTATGTTGTGGACTGCCCTCATATCTGCGGGCATAGGGCGGTGTACAaactgaatataaataaataaataaacccaagtAATAGGTAGGTTCTCGGTGATTATATGAAGCACCCAGTACAGTATGTTGAATTGTAGCTCCATAAAGACTACGATTGAGCAGCCAGGCAAGAAACATACCACAAAAGAGGTATACAGGAGCCTCCTATTGtctatcgtgtgtgtgtgtgtgtgtgtgtgtggtcttttgattaaaacaaaaaaaattaaaaataaactggAAATTCACACTGTGACGGAACGTTCAGCCTGTGTATAGCCTTTCTCTTGAGACCCGGAGTTGTACCACTTGATGAAATTCTTCACTAACAGTATAAACTGCTGTGTGCCTTAGCATCGATATGGAAACATAATTTATTTTAGGGAAACAATTTGAAAACTTTACACCTGCGCTGTAAATGTTCAGTGCTTCATAGAGCATGTTTTTGCCCTTATTCAGGGTTGTGTGTATTCTGTGCACGAAAGAAACATAATAATTCAGCAATTACAGTAAATGATTCGAAGTAACTAAATTGTCAGCATTTTCTTAttctgcattatttttttctACTTTCAATACTTCCCTAAGAatttggctccccaccccccatccccagCAATAAATTGCCACTGTGAAAGTAGCTTTCAGTACTTTGGAGTGCTTGAAATCTTTGGATTATAATGGCCATAATACATTTGGTTCCAGTAGTTGTGGCCAAATCCTGCTGCGTTCCTAGCAAAGAGTGAATGTGAAAAAACTTTTTACTGCTTTGAAACTTCTGCATCACTTTGTGGTCTAGGAGCCCTGCCTTGGTTTCCCCCTCTCAAACATATTGTGAgtgatgctgttttgttttctcatCTTTGAAAGCTAATAGGACTGGATTAATTAATTGTCCAAGATTCCTCCAAAACAATGTCCTAATTCTTCTATTTAGCTGTTGCATATCATACACTGTTGTTATCTCTTCCACCAGATTTTTGCAACAAGTTGTTTTAAAACTGTAATCTCtttgaggaaggggggggaatgaagtgtAGTTGAAAAGGCAGTTATGCTGAAAGATAAACACAGCAATATTACTTATCAAAATGGGTACccggttgtgtttgtgtgtgtgtgtgtgccttttttcTTGCCTAATTAATACAGCATATAGCTTTTGCTATATATACAAAACCTATAACAGAAAAAGCTTTATAACATGTAAAGTACATGACATTATTTTAGCCATAACTGTAGTGGATATGTATCTAGGCCTGAGAGTAGAGATAACACAAATATAAGTGCTCTGCCTgtctaaacattttaaataaatgagcaTTCACTATCACATTCAAATACATTAGTGCATTACTTGCAtagttaattttctttttaatgctttccCACGTGACACTTGCAGCACAGAGCTATAGTATATCTCACTCTTTGAAGAAAGTTTTCCTTTTAAGCCAAGCTCTACTGTTTGAATAGGGCTTTATGAAACACATATTTGGCATATCTGAACAGGAAGTTCAGTGGGCACTGGGACAGTCGGGCAGCCAGTGCAATGATGCATGTATATTATTGCATAAAGGATTCCCCCCTGGAGACAGATGGCAGCAAATCCCAGCAAGCAGTAAAAATGACCTTATGAGGGTATCTGAACCATGTTTTGCATGGGagtattatttgtttgcttgtagATAGTCCCTTGGAATGCACAAATATTTTACTTAACACATGCGTATACAGATGGTAATGTGGTTTATGGAATGGAGAGGAAGTTGAACAAAAAGTCTGGCTGGAGAGCAACCAGTGAAAAcaaatatatatctatactgaCATTCTATGAATATTCACTTTCTTCAAGACGTAGTGCTGCGTTTGAGACAATGGATTGCAGAAGAGTTAAAGAGGTGTTGCCTACCATTCATTTGCGGTATTGCTTGTGCAGCTTCTGGCGATGTTTTCAACATGGCTGCAACAAAGCATGGCATAACACTCCCGTAAAAACAGAAAGAGAGCCTTAAAGGCAAAGGGTTTCCATCTTTCCCCAGCAAAGTGTAGCTCCCCTAAGCAGAACATGGTGCTGCACAATATAATGCTTTCTCATTAAGTATTTTTGTCTTTGTGTATGTTTTCTGCACAGGGGGCCAGCTTTGGTGCACGACGACAAAAGCCATTGCCGAGGGTGAAGAGCTCATTGCCTTCGTTGTGGATTTTGACTCAAGGCTGCAAGCTGCCAGTCAGATGACTCTTACCGAGGGGATGTATCCTGCTCGATTGTTGGACTCGATACAATTGCTCCCTCAACAAGCCGCTATGGCATCCATTTTGCCTACAGCTATCGTCAACAGTGAGTGCTCTAGCACAATTTATATCTAAACTATTATTTAAACGTTGCTATATTCTTACCACATCACATTAACAACATCTATCTGTTGGGCTTAGGATTTCTCTGAATTCGCCAGCATAGGCTTTCAAGCCAGGAAAAACAACAGATTACCAGGTTCCTAGGCCatgggtagccaacgtggtgccatgtttctggattccaactcccatcagcctcagccagcatagtccagaatgatgggagttggagtccaataacatctagaggccaccacattggctacctctgtcCTAAGCTGTATTTCTGCAGATAAGACTACAGAATCAACTGCCCCGGAAAAAATgtgacatcccatttttttcttgTGAGAGAACAGCAGCCAAAATGACTGCCACAATCTCATGCAATTTCGGGCTCACTTTTGGGGGGCACAGCACAAAAAACCTCACATTTTGGGGCACCACACTGCCCCCCAAAACCGCTTTTTGGAGGCTGTGATCTTGCGTGGGTCACATGACTCCCCTGGGAGTGTGGACCCAGAAGATGGCATCCTGGATTTTGGCCACATCATGCTGGCAGGTATGCTTTATGATTGAATGCTCTCCCAAATAAATCACTCCCTCTGCTTAGAAAACCAGGTATCGGTAAAAGGATCTTGGCTTAGCCTTTTCCTTGGCATGCTAGGTTTGTGTATGTGGTAAATTCCTGCTTTTAATCTTTGACCCCCTCCCATCAATGGGGGATTAAGTTCTTCAACTAAATTCTACCGTTCTCACAGCCAATGACCTGTTTGTTTGTGAAAAATTTTACACAATATTTTCTGATTGAGGTTCCACTTGAATGGTTCCCTAATCTGGCTAccaggggagagggaaagaaaatacATGAATGTATAATACACACAGGCTGTGTACCTGTTTTCTTGACTCCAACTGCAGAAGAACATGAAAGATAATTGTTAGATAAGTGAGCCGTATATACTTCGCATTGATGCCCAGACCCAGaatttacaacaaaacaaaagagggAGTGAGGAATTACTTCTCACACCTGGTTTCTTTTGAGCTGTTATGTGTTGTTTATTAATCATGCACTATGCTGCCACCCTGCTGTTAAATGGGTACTTTTAAAATAAGAAGATCAGGCAGCTTAAATTTGTTGGACTAAGGCTTGTCGGCAGGAGTAAACTATGGCTTACTCACAcctggtttgtttcccccccccccctcccttgtaGAGGACATATTCCCCTGCAAATCTTGTGGCATTTGGTATCGGAGCGAGAGAAATCTGCAGGCTCACCTCATGTACTACTGCAGCGGGAGGCAACGAGAAGGAGCTCAGCTTTCGGAGGAGAATGACGACAGCATTCAGCAGATATCCAGCATCTGCCCTTTTCCACAGTGCACCAAAAGCTTCTCTAACGCAAGGGCCCTGGAAATTCATCTGAATTCTCACAGTGGTAAGTGAAATATTTGCTCCACTGGAGTCAGCTTTCCTTAAGACATTTCAaacttaattctttttctttttctttttagcaacGTGCCCATGAGAAGTTGTAAAAAAGGTGAAGCCACAAGCACTGAACTCAGTGATTACTGGCTTATGCTGCAGTAATCACCTGTTCTGTTTAAGATATTAAAGTATCACAACTGTCCTACCTTTTTCTGAACTAAATGGGAAGATCAGACGAGGCAAAAGCCATTCATGAAATGACGGGTGCTTGTTAGGTGATATGAATGTCAGAACTTAAGCCTTAACTAAATGGTAGTCCTGGGACTGGTGCTGTCATTGAGACAAGCTGTTTGCATAGCATCATGCTATTATCCCCATAAGGCTGATAAAAGTGGGGTCGGACCTTGCCTTGAAGACTGCCAGGCTTAGAGTCTGGGATGAAGGGGAGAGGATCTTAAAAGTCCACACTGAATGTCCTTTGTCCTGGTGTGACTCATGGTCATAGAATGTCACCACATGGCCAGCCACAACATAGTGTTCTGTACTGACCAGCATGTGGGTGGTTTGGGAGTGGGTAATTTCTGTGGTCCACGTGTGTCGTGACCAAATAATGTTCTACTTAGGTTTAGGCTTTCATTTGCTGCTTCTCTCTGCTGTTGGGGTGGTGGACCTATCAGGATTGTGAGCCCCTGGGTGACGGGATGTATGTGATGGAATTTAAGGGATTCATCATAAGAGTCCTTGGGGAGTTTTCTGTTGGCATGGCCAACACTTCTCTTGAAACCCTAATTAGCTGATATGATGCAGACATGGCTTGGGTGGTTGCCATGACTGCTCTCAAGCCTTCTCCCACAAGACACAGCCTGTTCATCTTATTTGGGGCAATAATGCAGCCTGAATGCAGGTAGTGGAAAACTCTGTGTGAATCTGGCCAAATATAGGTAAAAGTCCAGCTTCAAGAATGTCCTGTGGTTGTGATGGCAGCAAAGGAAAGACATCCACTGAGTGCCATCTAGCAATGCTCTTCTGCCTTATTCAGCCTGGCTAGCAGAAAGGGCCCATGGGTAACCTGCTATGACTAGCTTAGTAAGCACTCACTAAGACACTCACAACTCTCTaatattcatacacacacacacacttttgtaactGCCCTGGGAATGTGAAGTGTGCGTTATAAAATTCAGAAGCTTATAAGGATTTGTAATTGCTTTCTGTTAAATATATTCCGGCGGACAAAAGACTCAAATtaacttggttttgttttttgttcttaccCCTTTTGCAGGAGTAAAAATGGAAGAATTTCTTCCCTCTGGTTCTAGCCTAAAATGTACAGTTTGCAACTACACTGCAGACTCCGTGATTAACTTCCATCAGCACCTGTTCTCACATCTCACTCAAGCTGCCTTTCGATGCACACACTGCCATTTTGGCTTCCAAACTCAGAGGGAGCTGCAGCAGCACCAAGATCTACATGTCTCTGGCAACAAACTTCAGAGAGAAAGTGATACTGAACACTCTCCAAGTGGCAACGAAGAGACTTTGCAGGCAACTTCAGATCTGCTGAACAGGAATGACGGCTCTCAAAGCCAAAAGACAATGCAGACAAAGGATGCAAGTTCTGACACTGAGCTCGACAAATGTGAAAAAAAGACTCCCCTTTTCCTTCCAAATCAGAGGCCAGAAACACAGCCTGTCACAAATAAGCAAAGTTTTtcctacacaaaaataaaatctgagCCATCTAGCCCAAGGCTTGCCTCGTCCCCAGTCCAGCCTAACATGGGTCCTTCTTTTCCAATGGGACCTTTTCTTTCTCAGTTCGCTTTTCCCCAGGACATCACTGTCGTTCCTCAGGCCTCTGAGATCttagccaaaatgtctgagttgGTTCACCGAAGACTGAGGCATGGAAGTAACAATTATCCTCCTGTCATTTACAGTCCGCTCATGCCAAAAGGAGCTACCTGTTTTGAGTGCAACATAACATTCAACAATCTGGACAACTACTTAGTGCACAAAAAGCATTACTGCAGCAGTCGATGGCAGCAAATGGCAAAGTCACCAGATTTTGGCAGTGTTTCAGAAAAAATGCCGGAGGCTGTGAGCCCCAACAACGGTCAAAATTCTATCAACATTTTGAGTAGTACGCCTCACACTTCAGATCCAGAGAATCAGCTCCTTCAGGCTTCCTGCATCAACTCCTCCACTGTATTAGACATGATTGGGCCAAACAGTAAGGGGCATGAAAAGGACTTCTCCTCACAGGTGAAAAAGCTGGCTAGTGCTGCCAACAGTGATGAGAAAATGAACGGGAAACCTTCCGATAGCAAGAACTCAACGACTACTCCTTTAATTGAAGGAGAAAGTGATCCCAACAAAACCACGTGCGAAGCTTGCAATATTACCTTCAGTAGGCATGAGACATATATGGTCCACAAGCAGTATTATTGTGCCACACGTCATGATCCTCCCTTGAAAAGGTCTGCTTCCAACAAAGTGCCTGCCATGCAGAGGACGATGCGCACACGCAAGCGGAGGAAGATGTATGAGATGTGCCTGCCGGAACAAGAACAGAGGCCACAGCTGGTCCAGCAGCGTTTTCTTGAAGTGGCTAATCTCCCCAACCCATGCACATCTTCTCAAGAGCCAACCGATGGCCTTGGGGAGTGCTACCACCCACGCTGCGATATCTTTCCAGGAATAGTCTCGAAGCACTTAGAAACATCGCTGTCCATTAACAAATGCATCCCGGCCTCAAAGTGCGACACACCACATTCCACCGTTTCTTGCTTGGAGATGGACGTACCTATAGATCTCAGCAAAAAATGCTTGTCCCAGTCTGATAGGACATCTGCTTCCCCCAAAAGGTTGCTGGACTACCATGAATGCACAGTATGCAAGATCAGTTTTAACAAGGTAGAGAATTACCTGGCGCATAAGCAGAATTTCTGCCCTGTCACTGTGCATCAGCGTAATGAAATGGGGCAACTTGACAGCAAAGTGTTTCAAAACCCAGAAAGCGAACGGAACAGCCCCGAGGTCAGTTACGAACGGAGCATAATCAAATGTGAGAAAAACGGGAGCTCGAAACAGCCTTCTCCCAACGGAAACTTGTTTTCTACGCACTTAGCAACTCTTCAAGGACTTAAAGTCTTCAGTGAAGCTGCCCAGCTCATTGctacaaaagaagaaaacaaacatttgtttCTTCCACAATGCCTTTATCCAGGAGCAATAAAGAAAGCTAAAGGAGCAGACCAGCTTTCTCCATATTATGGAATAAAGCCAAGTGATTACATTTCTAGTTCCCTTGCCGTTCACAACAACGATGCAGATCAAAGTACAAATGCAGAAGGTGATTCCCTGAAGGGCCAGACTCCCTCCAATGGGTGCCCAGTCCAGAAGAAAGAGTCTCTGCCGTTGCTGCCAAAAAACAGAGGCATGGTTATAGTTAACGGCGGACTGAAACAGGAGGAAAGGCCTGCGGCAAACCCTCAGCAGGAGAACATTTCCCAGAATACCCAGCAGCATGAAGATGGGCACAAATCTCCATCTTGGGCCTCTGATAATGTTTTAGCTGCCAATGAAAACGTCTCTCCAACCATTCCTGCAGCAGAAGAACAGTTGTCTAGTATAGCAAAGGGCGTGAATGGGTCCACTCAGGCACCCACCAGTGGAAAGTATTGCCGCCTGTGTGACATCCAGTTCAACAACCTATCAAACTTTATAACTCATAAGAAGTTTTATTGCTCATCACATGCAGCAGAACACGTCAAATGAAAGCATTTGGCCCCACCTTTGGTACCTGTGTTTAGCATATTGTTCCATATGAGTCTGAAAAAGAGCTGTTTGTATTACTTCTGGACAATCAGGCTTTAATTCATCATTGCTGAGTTAAAGACTTTAAAGTTGTACTTCCATTACAGTCCATTAGTAAAGTGTATTCTTGGTGCCATTTTCAAagcaattaatttattttaccaGCAGTATTCATAGCtgtagtttattttttatttaaaaagaaacaacaactttATATTAAAGTCATTTGTAATGTTATTGTATAGTTATTGTGTAGCACATATGGTTTGCACTGTATAgtagattttaaagaaaatagtcACAAACTATACGGAAAAGCATTTTAGTAATAGCTTCAAAAGCACCTGTGTatcctgtttttttccccttataTGCTATTGCAGATATGTGTAGATGCTAAAATATAACTTGCAAAACGTTTCAACTATGCTGTAAAGTTCGCCTtaaaatttcaatttcaattttttttattaaaaagaagaatttggcTCAATTTGCACTTTATATTTTAGCAGATACAGTACCTTAGTCACTAGGCTTTGCATTTGTATGTAGCAGTATGTTCCTGTCTACTTTCTTAACCCGAAACGTCCGTTAAAACGAAGATGGCAATTTCCCCCCTTGTATAGTACTTGTATTTTCTTTTGCTGATGCATCTCTGTCTCGATTTTTAAACCTTTGCTGTTAAATGCAATACTTTATAAAGAATGAACAAAAATTACTGGAAGCAGTATTGTAAGTAATGAGGTCATATCTATCAGTTTTATCTTTTGAAAGGCACAGTCAAAATGAAAACCTTAACTCAATGCTGCAAGTATGAATCTAATTCATTTATAagatatatttaaatataaaagTAGCAATACTGCAACTGGTGATCACAGAGATAATGTTCTACTTCTGATAGAAATAATTTCTCAACAAATGTTGTTACTATGCATGTATATGGATGGAATAAAATTCCACATCGTCAGACTGTTCTGGAAGTAATTCATTCATTTGCAAGGGCTCCTTAGTATATTcatttgggtgtgtgggtgtgtgtggaatgtaCCAACACAACACATTCAGTTGTAGAGGGTCTGTGTCCCATGACAGTATCCCATAAAACAACATATAAGGAGGGGGATGAGCAATCTGAAGCTGTTCAGGAAAGGAGTATTTCTCGTCCCATCACGAGTGAGTGGTGGATCCCGGAAAATACTCATCTCCCTGAACTGAGTTCCGTTTTCACCAAGGCACACTGAAAGGGTTGTGACACATATACTGAAGTTCCATGTTGACATCAAGCATATCCCTGAAAACAGACATAAATAGTGTgttgggaacataggaagttgtcttataccaAGTTACATTGAGGTCCCATGATTTTATAATCGCAGAAAACGAGAGATACATCGCTGCCCCGATTCTATTTTCTAGAATCCAGAAACACAAGAAGGGCCTTTACTCTTGCCCGAAGTTCGGCGTTGCCTTCGCCGGTTCTGGAAGGATCTTTTGGAAAAGTCCCATACGACCAGAGACTTTGCGCCTGCCTgctaggggaaataggaagccccgaACATTTATTTTTAGATGCCCCTTTTATGACGAGGTATGCAGAGACACCATTGCCCCCCAACTGGAGAGGCTTGCTGATCTTCCGGAGAAGCCTAAACTAAATGCTCTCCTTTTAGGCAAAGATCAAAAGACGACCAGGATGGTTGCCAGATTCTGCACGCAGATCTGTAGGCGCAGTCTATTCTCCCACAACAAATTAGTCTGCGGGGAAAATAATCGAAGTTAGCCTCCAAGGCGATAGGGTCATTCTGTATGGTATctcaaattttaaaattttaggTTCTCATATGTCTAGGTGTTTAACTTAATTTTAAGTCTTAAGCTGTttgttgtatattgttttaaatgcatattttacttttGAGAAAGCTCTCCTATATGTGCCTCTTGAGCTGGTTTATAAccgtaataaacaaatgaatgtaCCAAGTTACTGTACACCTTTAGCCAATCTAGCTCAGTTCTGCCCATGCTGCTTGGCAGTGGCTTCCCAGCATTTTAAGGAAGCAAGTTTttgcccagccctacctagagatgctggagattgaatctagaaccttctgcatgcaagacagctGCTCTACCAGTAAGCTACAGGTCCTTTCCCCTAATTTGCATCAGCTTGCTTTTGTACCGCCTTGCTAAAGCCCAATCCATGCAAAGCTCAGCAGGTGCACTGAACACCCACAAACCCAGGAGCACACGCTTGTGGCATCTAGAACTCAGCTCAAACTCGGTCAAGTGGTAAATAATGAGATAGATGGTGTAAGCACCATAACCACACCAATAATTTTCCAGTCTCATTATTATGGggagcagaggtgggaaacctgacTCCC from Lacerta agilis isolate rLacAgi1 chromosome 7, rLacAgi1.pri, whole genome shotgun sequence includes the following:
- the ZFPM2 gene encoding zinc finger protein ZFPM2 isoform X3, with protein sequence MLETEDWDGPGELEVFQRDGERKIQSRQQLPVGTTWGPFAGKMDLNNNTMKTKAPVPMVLTAGPKWLLDVTWQGVEDNKNNCIVYSKGGQLWCTTTKAIAEGEELIAFVVDFDSRLQAASQMTLTEGMYPARLLDSIQLLPQQAAMASILPTAIVNKDIFPCKSCGIWYRSERNLQAHLMYYCSGRQREGAQLSEENDDSIQQISSICPFPQCTKSFSNARALEIHLNSHSGVKMEEFLPSGSSLKCTVCNYTADSVINFHQHLFSHLTQAAFRCTHCHFGFQTQRELQQHQDLHVSGNKLQRESDTEHSPSGNEETLQATSDLLNRNDGSQSQKTMQTKDASSDTELDKCEKKTPLFLPNQRPETQPVTNKQSFSYTKIKSEPSSPRLASSPVQPNMGPSFPMGPFLSQFAFPQDITVVPQASEILAKMSELVHRRLRHGSNNYPPVIYSPLMPKGATCFECNITFNNLDNYLVHKKHYCSSRWQQMAKSPDFGSVSEKMPEAVSPNNGQNSINILSSTPHTSDPENQLLQASCINSSTVLDMIGPNSKGHEKDFSSQVKKLASAANSDEKMNGKPSDSKNSTTTPLIEGESDPNKTTCEACNITFSRHETYMVHKQYYCATRHDPPLKRSASNKVPAMQRTMRTRKRRKMYEMCLPEQEQRPQLVQQRFLEVANLPNPCTSSQEPTDGLGECYHPRCDIFPGIVSKHLETSLSINKCIPASKCDTPHSTVSCLEMDVPIDLSKKCLSQSDRTSASPKRLLDYHECTVCKISFNKVENYLAHKQNFCPVTVHQRNEMGQLDSKVFQNPESERNSPEVSYERSIIKCEKNGSSKQPSPNGNLFSTHLATLQGLKVFSEAAQLIATKEENKHLFLPQCLYPGAIKKAKGADQLSPYYGIKPSDYISSSLAVHNNDADQSTNAEGDSLKGQTPSNGCPVQKKESLPLLPKNRGMVIVNGGLKQEERPAANPQQENISQNTQQHEDGHKSPSWASDNVLAANENVSPTIPAAEEQLSSIAKGVNGSTQAPTSGKYCRLCDIQFNNLSNFITHKKFYCSSHAAEHVK
- the ZFPM2 gene encoding zinc finger protein ZFPM2 isoform X2 — its product is MIIYFYETLGPLEDAVEDEEEECLSEGNDIISKEDFPLEGSFSAEFEPGNLSCEEVEYFCNKGDEDGSQEAADSDGDARLEKPGPLMLETEDWDGPGELEVFQRDGERKIQSRQQLPVGTTWGPFAGKMDLNNNTMKTKAPVPMVLTAGPKWLLDVTWQGVEDNKNNCIVYSKGGQLWCTTTKAIAEGEELIAFVVDFDSRLQAASQMTLTEGMYPARLLDSIQLLPQQAAMASILPTAIVNKDIFPCKSCGIWYRSERNLQAHLMYYCSGRQREGAQLSEENDDSIQQISSICPFPQCTKSFSNARALEIHLNSHSGVKMEEFLPSGSSLKCTVCNYTADSVINFHQHLFSHLTQAAFRCTHCHFGFQTQRELQQHQDLHVSGNKLQRESDTEHSPSGNEETLQATSDLLNRNDGSQSQKTMQTKDASSDTELDKCEKKTPLFLPNQRPETQPVTNKQSFSYTKIKSEPSSPRLASSPVQPNMGPSFPMGPFLSQFAFPQDITVVPQASEILAKMSELVHRRLRHGSNNYPPVIYSPLMPKGATCFECNITFNNLDNYLVHKKHYCSSRWQQMAKSPDFGSVSEKMPEAVSPNNGQNSINILSSTPHTSDPENQLLQASCINSSTVLDMIGPNSKGHEKDFSSQVKKLASAANSDEKMNGKPSDSKNSTTTPLIEGESDPNKTTCEACNITFSRHETYMVHKQYYCATRHDPPLKRSASNKVPAMQRTMRTRKRRKMYEMCLPEQEQRPQLVQQRFLEVANLPNPCTSSQEPTDGLGECYHPRCDIFPGIVSKHLETSLSINKCIPASKCDTPHSTVSCLEMDVPIDLSKKCLSQSDRTSASPKRLLDYHECTVCKISFNKVENYLAHKQNFCPVTVHQRNEMGQLDSKVFQNPESERNSPEVSYERSIIKCEKNGSSKQPSPNGNLFSTHLATLQGLKVFSEAAQLIATKEENKHLFLPQCLYPGAIKKAKGADQLSPYYGIKPSDYISSSLAVHNNDADQSTNAEGDSLKGQTPSNGCPVQKKESLPLLPKNRGMVIVNGGLKQEERPAANPQQENISQNTQQHEDGHKSPSWASDNVLAANENVSPTIPAAEEQLSSIAKGVNGSTQAPTSGKYCRLCDIQFNNLSNFITHKKFYCSSHAAEHVK
- the ZFPM2 gene encoding zinc finger protein ZFPM2 isoform X1, whose amino-acid sequence is MSRRKQSKPRQIKRPLEDAVEDEEEECLSEGNDIISKEDFPLEGSFSAEFEPGNLSCEEVEYFCNKGDEDGSQEAADSDGDARLEKPGPLMLETEDWDGPGELEVFQRDGERKIQSRQQLPVGTTWGPFAGKMDLNNNTMKTKAPVPMVLTAGPKWLLDVTWQGVEDNKNNCIVYSKGGQLWCTTTKAIAEGEELIAFVVDFDSRLQAASQMTLTEGMYPARLLDSIQLLPQQAAMASILPTAIVNKDIFPCKSCGIWYRSERNLQAHLMYYCSGRQREGAQLSEENDDSIQQISSICPFPQCTKSFSNARALEIHLNSHSGVKMEEFLPSGSSLKCTVCNYTADSVINFHQHLFSHLTQAAFRCTHCHFGFQTQRELQQHQDLHVSGNKLQRESDTEHSPSGNEETLQATSDLLNRNDGSQSQKTMQTKDASSDTELDKCEKKTPLFLPNQRPETQPVTNKQSFSYTKIKSEPSSPRLASSPVQPNMGPSFPMGPFLSQFAFPQDITVVPQASEILAKMSELVHRRLRHGSNNYPPVIYSPLMPKGATCFECNITFNNLDNYLVHKKHYCSSRWQQMAKSPDFGSVSEKMPEAVSPNNGQNSINILSSTPHTSDPENQLLQASCINSSTVLDMIGPNSKGHEKDFSSQVKKLASAANSDEKMNGKPSDSKNSTTTPLIEGESDPNKTTCEACNITFSRHETYMVHKQYYCATRHDPPLKRSASNKVPAMQRTMRTRKRRKMYEMCLPEQEQRPQLVQQRFLEVANLPNPCTSSQEPTDGLGECYHPRCDIFPGIVSKHLETSLSINKCIPASKCDTPHSTVSCLEMDVPIDLSKKCLSQSDRTSASPKRLLDYHECTVCKISFNKVENYLAHKQNFCPVTVHQRNEMGQLDSKVFQNPESERNSPEVSYERSIIKCEKNGSSKQPSPNGNLFSTHLATLQGLKVFSEAAQLIATKEENKHLFLPQCLYPGAIKKAKGADQLSPYYGIKPSDYISSSLAVHNNDADQSTNAEGDSLKGQTPSNGCPVQKKESLPLLPKNRGMVIVNGGLKQEERPAANPQQENISQNTQQHEDGHKSPSWASDNVLAANENVSPTIPAAEEQLSSIAKGVNGSTQAPTSGKYCRLCDIQFNNLSNFITHKKFYCSSHAAEHVK